The uncultured Methanomethylovorans sp. genome contains a region encoding:
- a CDS encoding erythromycin esterase family protein — translation MKQRSSVKDNSNPIYTTINDWIQKEAISFSVDFSETFNSSIDKIIGSLDDSVELIGLGEALHGGEDILLIRNRLFQRLVEKHGYRAIAIESSFPRGRIVNEYINGCGPVSYEEIQDTGFSHGFGRLKANHELVEWMREYNADVSHRAKLRFYGFDSPTEMTSTDSPRQVLYFVLDYLTSIDMHSAKDHRERIDLLLGQDADWDDPAAMMDHTKSIGLSPAANELRIETEDLINELQIRRPELVAKSNKSQYLEAVHYAKVARQLLNYHATLAKKSEPAKRIIEGLGLRDMIMAENLEYIVSHERGWGKVMAFAHNSHLQRGKAQWQLGTDLLVWWPAGSHLNEIFGSHYAVIGSAVGISKTNGIFQPEHGTLESLLTNFSKPALFIPTYKGQVLPASEIEALPTRSDSMKNPTYFALTSQSFINFDWLLFLASTAYSRGGPQLQ, via the coding sequence ATGAAACAAAGGTCATCAGTAAAGGATAATTCCAATCCAATATATACCACTATCAATGATTGGATCCAGAAAGAAGCCATTTCTTTTTCTGTAGATTTCTCTGAAACCTTCAATTCTTCCATAGATAAGATCATTGGTTCACTTGATGACTCTGTGGAGTTGATTGGATTAGGAGAAGCACTCCATGGTGGTGAAGATATTCTTTTAATTCGCAACAGGCTTTTTCAGCGTCTGGTGGAAAAGCATGGTTATCGTGCCATCGCTATAGAGAGTAGTTTTCCCAGAGGGCGCATAGTGAATGAATACATAAATGGTTGTGGTCCTGTTTCTTATGAAGAAATACAGGACACTGGGTTTAGTCACGGTTTTGGCCGCCTCAAAGCTAATCATGAGCTTGTGGAGTGGATGCGGGAATACAATGCTGATGTATCTCATCGTGCCAAACTTCGTTTCTATGGCTTTGATAGTCCAACAGAAATGACAAGTACTGATAGTCCACGTCAGGTACTGTATTTTGTTCTTGATTATCTTACATCCATTGATATGCACAGTGCAAAAGATCATCGAGAACGCATCGATCTGCTTCTTGGCCAGGATGCAGATTGGGATGATCCTGCTGCGATGATGGACCACACGAAGTCAATAGGTCTGTCACCTGCTGCAAATGAGCTTCGTATTGAAACAGAGGATCTGATTAATGAATTGCAGATAAGACGTCCGGAATTGGTGGCTAAGAGTAACAAAAGCCAGTATCTAGAAGCTGTTCATTATGCAAAGGTTGCACGGCAGTTGTTGAACTATCATGCAACATTGGCGAAAAAGTCGGAGCCAGCAAAACGGATCATTGAAGGCCTCGGCCTGCGTGACATGATAATGGCGGAGAATCTGGAGTATATTGTATCTCATGAGCGTGGCTGGGGAAAAGTGATGGCCTTTGCTCATAACAGCCATCTACAGCGTGGAAAGGCACAATGGCAATTGGGAACTGACTTATTGGTATGGTGGCCTGCAGGGTCACACCTTAACGAGATATTTGGTTCTCACTATGCTGTTATCGGTTCCGCTGTGGGTATTTCGAAGACTAACGGTATCTTTCAGCCTGAACATGGAACTCTGGAATCATTGCTGACCAATTTTTCGAAACCAGCACTATTCATTCCAACTTACAAAGGACAGGTGCTTCCAGCTTCTGAAATAGAGGCTCTTCCCACTCGCTCGGACAGTATGAAGAACCCTACCTATTTCGCACTAACTTCTCAAAGCTTTATCAATTTCGACTGGCTGCTTTTTTTGGCTTCTACGGCATACAGCCGTGGTGGTCCACAGCTGCAATAA